A portion of the Vulpes lagopus strain Blue_001 unplaced genomic scaffold, ASM1834538v1 ctg300, whole genome shotgun sequence genome contains these proteins:
- the LOC121483869 gene encoding transforming acidic coiled-coil-containing protein 3-like, with the protein TEDPHRASRENSNQVPASSSGATWPPGTQPTEACAEGPFADLPGKAPARPEDPFGPRNTILDSSLKARGAPSPSPQKEEDDDQRVSSWSNRPIRLEFDFSDNATSKRELGERPSLKPPSRVSEARQENAPKEVDEEPIPLLRGSYNLDWNKLDDPDFNPFEGGREAQPPESPQSRPAGPMAKKLHAGPEATGYSPLSQQVPTASAEDAHDVQTAAGTPDTAGEEGAAERAGASAPAGSLGGPPQDPEPASDPKEECFRDPTEVLGMGAEVDYLEQFGSSLFKESALRKQSLYLKFDPLLKDSPRRPVPVAPETNSTQDLPQDMAAPPSGSPPEAKLVELDFLGAPDAPVLDPPPCVFGPGGPLLPLGSIVDVLQYTQKDMDAAVEAMREENSLLRSRCDTLHATNLEMGKIMDGFEGIVYQAMEEAQKQKELAKAEIQKILKEKDQLAADLSSMEKSFSDLFKRFEKQKEVIEGYHTNEESLKKCVEDYTVRIEKEGQRYQALKAHAEEKLKLASEEIAQVRSKAQAEALAFQASLRKEQMRIQSLEKTVEQKTKENEELTRICDDHISKMEKI; encoded by the coding sequence AACAGAAGACCCTCACAGAGCTTCCAGAGAAAATTCGAACCAGGTCCCTGCATCCTCATCCGGGGCTACTTGGCCACCTGGCACTCAGCCTACAGAAGCATGTGCAGAAGGACCCTTCGCAGACCTGCCTGGCAAGGCCCCAGCCAGACCTGAGGACCCCTTTGGTCCTAGAAACACCATCCTGGACAGCTCTCTGAAGGCTAGAGGGGCCCCATCCCCAAGTCCTCAGAAGGAAGAAGATGATGACCAAAGGGTCAGCTCGTGGAGCAACAGACCCATAAGGCTAGAATTTGATTTCTCTGACAATGCCACCAGCAAAAGGGAACTGGGGGAGAGACCCAGCCTTAAACCTCCTTCCAGGGTATCAGAGGCCAGGCAGGAAAATGCACCCAAGGAGGTGGATGAGGAGCCCATTCCCCTTCTCCGGGGGTCTTACAACCTGGACTGGAACAAGCTGGATGACCCAGACTTTAACCCGTTTGAAGGTGGAAGAGAGGCCCAGCCCCCAGAAAGCCCCCAGAGCAGGCCAGCTGGACCTATGGCCAAGAAGCTGCATGCTGGTCCCGAGGCCACAGGGTACTCCCctctgagccagcaggtgcctaCGGCCTCGGCAGAGGACGCACATGATGTGCAGACGGCGGCAGGGACCCCAGACACGGCGGgtgaggagggagcagcagagcgCGCAGGGGCATCCGCTCCAGCAGGCAGCCTGGGAGGTCCTCCACAGGACCCGGAGCCAGCCTCAGACCCCAAGGAGGAGTGCTTCCGAGACCCCACTGAGGTCCTAGGCATGGGAGCTGAGGTGGACTACCTGGAACAGTTCGGGAGTTCCTTGTTCAAGGAGTCAGCCCTGAGGAAACAGTCCTTGTACCTCAAGTTTGACCCGCTTCTGAAGGACAGCCCTCGGAGACCAGTGCCTGTGGCACCGGAGACCAACAGCACACAGGACCTCCCACAGGACATGGCCGCACCTCCCTCAGGCAGCCCACCCGAGGCAAAGCTAGTGGAGTTGGATTTCCTAGGAGCCCCAGATGCTCCCGTGCTGGATCCGCCTCCCTGTGTCTTCGGGCCTGGAGGCCCGCTGCTGCCCTTGGGCTCCATCGTGGATGTGCTGCAGTACACCCAGAAGGACATGGATGCAGCGGTGGAAGCCATGAGAGAAGAGAACTCCTTGCTGAGGAGCAGGTGTGACACACTCCATGCAACGAATCTGGAAATGGGGAAGATAATGGACGGGTTTGAGGGGATCGTGTATCAGGCAATGGAGGAGGCTCAGAAACAGAAGGAACTAGCAAAAGCTGAAATCCAGAagattctaaaggaaaaagacCAGTTGGCTGCAGACCTGAGCTCCATGGAAAAgtctttctctgacctcttcaagcggtttgagaaacagaaggaagtgaTCGAGGGGTATCACACGAATGAAGAATCTCTAAAGAAGTGTGTCGAGGATTACACAGTGAGGATTGAGAAGGAGGGCCAGCGGTACCAGGCCCTGAAGGCCCACGCAGAAGAGAAGCTCAAGCTGGCCAGTGAGGAGATTGCCCAGGTGCGCAGCAAGGCCCAAGCGGAGGCCCTGGCCTTCCAGGCCAGCCTGAGGAAGGAGCAGATGCGCATCCAGTCACTGGAGAAGACAGTAGAGCAGAAgactaaggaaaatgaagaattaacCCGAATCTGTGATGACCACATTTCCAAGATGGAGAAGATCTGA